TAATggaacatattaagagttattcagataagtatagcataaataacacgcTAACAAATTTActaaaccatccgtgtcactccaaatcactgaATCCAATGAAGTCTTTATCCTCTGTCACTTATGAATAACTCCGCTAACTCCAGAGGTAGAagatgcagcgcttcctcttctacgtggcttacgtcagactcatcgtcagttgcagttctaattattccacaagcctagagcgccctcgtgCGGTTAAGTGTAAAAATAAGCATTAGCAATACAGGAGGTGCAGAGATTTACGCCACCATGTTGCATGTGCAAACACTGTTCGTAAATGAAAGTAGATAAAAGTAATATTCTTTACCGGTAACCATGCCCGAAAATCTTGATAAATCAGAAACCATTTTTTGTCCAGATTGGAGAAAAGAGTTTGTTCACCAAAGAGTTGGAGACTGCTCTGGAGAAGAATATGTGAGTGGTACTGCCTGCTCAACCTTGTTAATATGCAGTGGATATCCAATGGAGCTGCTACTAATTCAGATACTGTATGAATGAACTTtgaaagcagcatgtggctgaaTGAGAACCACTGAAGCTGTAAACCCTTTCATTTTACCCACATGTCAAAATTAAGCAGAAGTCTTCAAAGCATGCTAACACTTGTGAATGGTTGTATTATTCCGCAAGGAGAGGGAGCATGACTACATGACTGTGCCCCTCTGTGTCTCCCGTAGGGTGGATCTGGTGGTCCATTCACTGAAGGACCTTCCCACCACGCTGCCTCCAGGATTCACTATCGCAGCTGTGCTCAAGTGAGTGACACCTCTCGCACCGTCTCTGAGTCCTTTGAAGCAGGGGTGCTCAAGTTCAGGGAAGCAAAAAATGTAGGTCATCATTTTAACTTCCGAAATGAGCTGTGGTGTGAACATAGACTTACATACAGCCGTCATTCAGCAcaactgattcaaatgatcagcgcATCAGCAAGGTTTGCGAAGGCCTGATAACGAtcttgatcatttgaatcagttgTGTTGCAGTTGGGATACATCCAAAACAAGCTGGATAGAGGCTCTCGAAGAGAACGAATTTGggcacccctgctttagaggcTTCAAATAGCCAGACagtacatgcatgttttttggaaTATGGGAGCCAGTATAAAATTCAGGTTTGGCAATTGCACTCTACTTAAGCTTGTTTgcttttggtttatttcaggAGAGAGAACCCCCATGATGCTGTGGTACTACATCCAAAACATGTCGGGAAAACGTTGGAGACTCTTCCAGAAAAAAGGTACACCGCACTTGGTAAACCCACTCATGTGGTGTGGtcacatgaagaagaaaaaaacatgctgtactttttttttttttgcagcgtgATAGGCACAAGTTCACTGCGTCGTACTGCTCAGTTAAAGAGGAGATTCCCCCATTTGGAGTTCAAAGATATTGTATCCTTATTGAAGATTTATTTCAATTGCTCATCAGCACATCATTATATGTAATAGACGAAAGACATGACTCTTCAATTGTGTACACAATTCCTCTCACGTAGTGTTGATAGATTAGACTAGAATTTAGCTGACAATGCCTAATGCCAGGAAGTATTGATATTTTGGTGCTGACTTTCCTGAGCGTTCCTCTCCAGCGTGGAAACTTGAACACAAGGCTGAAAAAACTGGATGAAAAGGAGGATTTTGCTGCCATTATCCTTGCTGCTGCTGGTCTAAGGAGGATGGGGTGGGAAAATCGTATCAGCCAggttacttttttaaaaataatatctaCTCATCTCTAATATAGTACTAAGAAAATGAGTGCGCCGGGCCACATTAATGGAAAATCGGCTCCATAAAAGTTTGGAAACTCTCTGGTCTAGTAAGCCGTCATATATAACATAGTATTGTCCGGCCTCTGCTAGATTCTGGAGCCTGACGATTGCATGTATGCTGTTGGACAGGTAGGAACAATTATTGCTTTCTTTAGAAATTTTGTGTTAAATCACTGGTTGTGAttccattgcattttttttattttatttttttaatttattttttgtcagggCGCACTTGCTGTGGAGGCTCGAACCAAAGACACAGACATCCTGGAGATGCTGTCTGTGCTAAATGACACCGACACTGTGCTGCGCTGCATTGCCGAGAGAGCATTTCTCAGGCACCTGGTACGCATAAACACAACCACAACCACACGCATGCACTACTGCCAATTTACAGTGGAACTTCTGTTCTGTGCAGCGAGTTGATTTTCAAATTCTTTTACTATTAAAACAATTTTCTATGAGCAAGTGacatagtcaagtcaagtcaagtttatttgtatagccctaaatcacaagcagtctcaaagggcttcacatagacagaaattgacaattattctcaaagcatcccctgatcttaagctcccaaaagggcaaggaaaaacttaaaaacccctagcagggggaaaatgagaaaccttgagaagggaccacagatggaaggatccccctttcaggatcaccaggttgaaatggatgcagagagggcacaaatgatacaacatgaaaatcaattaaataaaaagtggatgtccatgtcacagcagagggctgccgaaaggagccctcaattgtcctggcagtgctcttcgaggaggttgagctgcagttcccctatcctgaattggccacgagaatccagatagccgctgtcagcatgggtaccacctaaccacctacCCGACATACCCGTTTGATGAGCCCTTGGGCCTTTAGTTTATATCATGACAGATTGACAGTGTTATTTGGCACAAGTATTTTTTTAGGTGGTACTTAGTTCAAACAGTGGGAGAACCATTAGTTAGTATCATGGCCTCGACTGGCTTCAAGTTGTCTCCTTGGCACCAAGACGCCAGCAGATGGCGTCAAAGCGCTTCTGTTACAGCTTTGGCAATGAATGAGTTTTTCAACCATTAACATAGATTCCCCAAAACATCAACGATTGCTGGACCAACATTGGTTTAACCAACATTTTAATACTCATGATGGTCAAACAAGTGAACCCCTATGTAGTAAAATTAAGTAGAAGTATAGCAAAGGCAAGGCAAGACAGTTTTATTTGTATAACACCTTTCAaaatttctgttttcttttgtttctctgtTTTTATGATTATGGTAGTATTGTAAATAGTACTGTAGTAATATAGATTGTGTGTCTGGCAGTGAAACCCTGGGTTGCAATTGGGATGGGACTAGATATGCAGAATTGCTTTAAGCCGCTTCCTTTTTCGACAAgtcatgtaaaacaaaatatgaaataCAGTTAAGTGTGTTGTACTTGCCGGATTAAactaaatcaaatcaaaataaataacagtTAACAGAATGCAAACCAAtaataaaatccatccatccattttctgaaccactttTCGTCATGTGGCTCATGGCCGTGCTGAAGGCAATCCCATCTGACTTTGATCATTAGGGCAGGGtgaactggtcaccagtcaaTTGCAGCGCACACATAGAAAAACAAGCATTCAATCTCAGAATCATACCTACAGACAATGTGGAGtcgtcaattggcctaccattcatgcctttggaatgtgggagaaagATCGGAGAACCcggggaaacccacgcaggcacacagGGAGAACACggaagctccacacagggaggccgGAGCTGGATTCAAACTCTGCACCTCTAAACTgtggggcgggcgggcgtgctAACCAGTTCATATCGTGCCACCATATAGTAGTTTTATCTTTATTAATATTTATGAATGTAAAGATTAggttcagcaacaggtggaTTTGTTTTTGATAGGGCCCGACTAGCTGATTAAATCACCCGATTATGGTTCTTCAAATGTCGGCCAAATGGCAGATGTTTACGGATTGCTTTTACCTTTATATACTCTAAACCTTTACAGCAGTTGTAACATTTGTCTCATTCATTATTACACGTAAACCTAAACCATAATATTGTTTCCTTGTATATATCCAACAACATTTCTTAAGGTCATTTTCTGCACATctgtcattaaaaacaaaattcctAATTTTTTTACAATCAATTCTTAGGTGAGCCATGCAAGTTGTACAATGAATTGACCTGGGTGTCACTATTTTACACAAGACAGTCACAGTTtgtcttagaaaaaaaaagtaagaaatAATGTAATTCGAGTCTAACATAAAACAAGCATAAATGTGTTAAACATGACGCGTTAAATTACTTGTAAAACAATCAAAGATGTTAAGAGGATTAATGTAATTATGACTTCATTAACTACATGAACACATTGCATTCTGGGAACCGACAAGTATTTCTTTAAACAGTTGACTCCTGCTATTAATGGGGAAAAATGACTAGGCCTGTccgcaaatagcaaaaatctgCGTATAATTGACACCCATTGAAATACAAAATCCCCTCGACAATGACATCTTTGTACAGTATGCTCATCTAAGTGTCATTTATAGGAGGGAGGTTGCAGTGTTCCGGTGGCTGTGCACACAGAAGTGAAAGACTCACAGGTacttatttctttttctctccgGGTTTTCCTCATTGGAGTCACGTGTGAAATGAATCCCATCCCAGCTGCAATTTTGGGAGAGGCATGGTACACTCTGGACTGTGGCCGCCAACCAATCCCAGAACTATAAAACAGGGCTGCTCAAttatggagaaaaaaatatatatcacaattatttaaacAATCATATTTGTGGGTGGAAAAAACTCAGAAATATTAAGACAAATGAAAACACTTTAAACACTATAGTTATGTAAGTTACTTTTGGACCAAAGAAAGTTTATAAAttagattttgttttttaaataataaaaggtGCAAATGTGTAAATTCAAGTATGGTTTCCTTGCATAAAAACAGTGCATTGGAGTTTACTAGCTGTACACCTATGTAAGTATTCCCTTAGAACGGTTGAAACATTTCAATAACAATGACTCAAAACAACTCaagattagttttttttttttttatacaattatGCCAATTTTGTAATGGTGGAGTGTAATAATTGGATTCTGATGAAATTTTGAGGGTACCGGCCTACACTACAACCGCTAATAATGTGACTGCAAGTTATTTTGCAACTTGCCGTTTTTAGCATTGTCTCGAACTGTGGTTCTTAatctgggttcgatcgaaccctaggggttcggtgagtcggtctcaggggttcggcagagcctccactgcagcGGTCCGAACACACTTGATTTATcatgtaaatttgtgatgacgcaTATCGGAACTGCAGAAGTCACaatgatttgcaggtatgtaatttgttgtgagttcatgcattctgttggttttgttcttgatcatgcacggctcattttgtacgccagtaaaatacatttatgtcttgaatttgaaaaaaataattacatttttggCTATTGAGGGGtttggtgaatgcgcatatgaaactggtggggttcggaaCCACTGGTCTAGAACATTCTTATCAAGAAAAATAGTGGACATTTCTGTTAAATTATATAAATAATCTTAGACTctgaattatttaaaaaaaacataaatatataCCTTAATAGCTACATAAACAAAAATTTAATAACGAGGTGGGAATCATTTTCTGATGGATTCCATCCAGGTGCATCAAAATAAGTTTGAATACAATGGAAAAGATTTTTTCATTATTGTAACAGAGTGaaatatttctttattattttaattgggATGATTGTTTTTTACAGCTCatataagagaaaaaaaatctgcatgtaaaaaaaagacttttaccAAAGAGACAAGTAATCTGGTACAAAGTGGCCTTAGTGCAAagtaatattttgttttattgtaaaATTTGAGTTCTGCTGACGAGAATGTAGTAGGAGTACCATACCGTACCGTAAATGAACTTTTCTACAATCTTTAGATTTGTTGTTCATGTTGCATCCCGGTCATAAACATTTGAATTTTCTTAAATGTGGCATTTCATATATAGAAATCTGATTACAATAACCACCACCAATTTAAAATGCAATGTTATTCTTTTGGTGTCATGTGTCCATAGCTTTACTTGACTGGTGCCGTGTACAGCTTGGACGGTTCAGACTTTCTGAAGGACACCATGCAGACTAGCATTGCTTCTACACTTCAGGTATCATGTATTACAGCGTCCGTGTCTGACCAATGTTTTAGTTGTAGTAGTAGCTGCAGAAGCACAAGTTGTATTATAGATGGACAGTTgaccatttaccgttttttgttgttgttgtttttggacaCATTCAAAGCTCTAGCCTTTGCTCATTTGCTTATTTTGCACACATTTCAAGTCACTGTTGCACTGTTTCCGGTTTCCAAATGAAAGTATTTCCTTCCTCCATTACATGATGCTTTATGTTAGCTTCACGCGACAACTACCAGAAGGTTTTCCGCACTGACTTTGTTTATGTTCGACACTCCCCCCTTTATTCCAATCAGCTGAAAATGGTCCGATTACGTGAGCCGCCGATTTTACGGCTTCACAAAGCAAAAGCTTTGTGAGGTCTTGAAATTGGCGGCTAGAAAAGGACTGAGACATTGAGTAGTCTCGTTCAAACTGGCAAGTAGGAGGCTGGTCTTACCTTTCTTCCAAATTTACAGTGTTGGCCAATAGTGTGCTCCCCCAGTGGCTTGAAATGGAATTACATTAGAAAACAAGTTATTACAGAACTTGCGATAGTTGAGGGTTTACTGTAATTTCATGACATAAGAGCACGTTTTGCCACACTATTAAGTAGTACACTAGTCAGACTGATTTGTCTTACATGGCAGCCACTCAAacacaacaatctatgaatcaGAGTTGAGAATTTACCAGCGATCATAGCTACTAGATTGAGCACATTGTAACACGTTGGTGTTTCAGTGTCAGGAAGAAGTGGATGAGCAGGTCCAGCATGTGGGGGTGACAGCTATCAAGATCTGCAGCGCCTCACAGAACAATGCTGAGCATCTGGGAGTAGACTTGGCCAACTTGCTCCTGAGCAAAGGCGCCAAGGAGATCCTGACAGTGGCCCGACAGCTCAATGATGCTAGATAATGGCTGCTTCATCATCAAAGCAATCCGGTTAGGTTGTTCAGAGCTTCCATAGTGTTTTACAATTGTACTGCCTTGAAACACCTCACAAAGAGCAGTCACTAAATGTCTGTCTTAAATTCATCAATATTTTAAGGTTTAGGCTGACAAAGACAACATTTTGTAGGTTTGAGCTATTTTTAGTTTagctttattttgttgttgagcACTTGATACTCATCTCACCCATAAAATACTTCAACttttatctatctatatatatttataaatactGAACACATACATTTCCCAAAACATCATCACAAATACCTTTCCAGCTAATGATGGCGAACTCATACAACATCAGTTTCACTACATTGCTAAATTGTTCCACACAGCCTGGTCGCAGGAGCTAATTTTATGTGGTGGGAAAAAAGTTTTGATATGTAATCATTTTGCTTGACTATTCCACTTTTCATCTGCTCAAAGTCTGTTATCTGGGTTGCCTTATTCTCagttctagattttttttaaacgaatGTGCTAATGAATAAAAAGATCCAGTCAGTTTGAAgatgcattttattttacagtctTTATTATAGTTTGCGTTTACCCCTTGAGTTCAATGTTGATCTTGTTTCACCTTTAAATGTTAACTTTTTATTTGTGCAGTTTCACAGTACTCATTTTTACATTAATAAGAAGATGTTATTTTCCCCAAGTGTCCTTTTGTTTGGTTTACCCAGATATGAATGTGACTTCTATTTAAAGCATTGAAATTAAGTTGTGTGACATTTTTTGTGTTAAATGTTTTCTTATGAATCTAAATTCAACTGATTACGCCACTGACAAAACTGAAGGTAGTGCATCACAGGTCTTTATGTATAACAGTTGAAAATATTGATAGCTGGTAAAGTAAAAATGGTCACTGGACACCCAGTCATTTCCCTGTAGAACTGAATTTGAAGTCAGACTGttccaattcagaaaaacaacTCATGTTGGTGTGTGGATGTGGCGTAGTAGTGTGTActttacacacatgcacacacacacacacaacaaaaaggCCATGCTTAAATTTTATTTAAGAGTAGCAAATGAACCTTTAATAGTAATTGGAATCTTGAATTTAGATATTTGTATTCCCTTACAGTACTGTATATGGAAAAAAATTATATGGAATTAAATCATGGCTTTACATGATTAAATGACCTTATCCAAAAGATAAAGGTTGTCTAAAGCAGTgatccccaaccaccgggccgtggACCGGTACCgatccgtgggtcacttggtaccgggccgcccagccgcacagaaaaaaagaaaaaactataTATAATTCGAAACTGCAAGCAAATTTTCAATTTCTTAACGTCAAACAGCCTGTGAAACTGATAGTACTCCAACTTGGCCGTTTAGTCAGCCGCCCGTACAGAGACAATTGTGACATGCATGCAACGCGCAGCCACACCGAACACTTACGCCCGTGGTCTCGGGAAGCCCATAGACAACAGCACATCCAGGTTGGAGCCGCATTTCACGGAGCCCGATCGGTTCTGCCGGAGTCTACGAGGTAGGACTTTACTGTAGAGCTCCTCTCTGGCTGCCATGGTCCAGCGCGTCCCTCTTAACCCCAAGCTTCTAgtccagacatgggcaaactacggcccaggcacgtgcactcataggaggcaggtgaggcagtgcctcaccttgccaccaggggcagtaaagggctcaacatggtttcctcagctgtcaccataagttcttaaaaaatgaacaatataatataatatctgtCCTGTGGTCTATGCTTTTAACGCAATTTATGTGCGTTTCctatacatttggatcattttcatagccaaaatagct
This genomic window from Syngnathus typhle isolate RoL2023-S1 ecotype Sweden linkage group LG6, RoL_Styp_1.0, whole genome shotgun sequence contains:
- the LOC133155626 gene encoding porphobilinogen deaminase-like isoform X2 translates to MTEEANPANGDGKVSRIIRIGTRKSQLARIQTDSVAEKLKELHPDILLEIVAMSTIGDKILDTALSKIGEKSLFTKELETALEKNMVDLVVHSLKDLPTTLPPGFTIAAVLKRENPHDAVVLHPKHVGKTLETLPEKSVIGTSSLRRTAQLKRRFPHLEFKDIRGNLNTRLKKLDEKEDFAAIILAAAGLRRMGWENRISQILEPDDCMYAVGQGALAVEARTKDTDILEMLSVLNDTDTVLRCIAERAFLRHLEGGCSVPVAVHTEVKDSQLYLTGAVYSLDGSDFLKDTMQTSIASTLQCQEEVDEQVQHVGVTAIKICSASQNNAEHLGVDLANLLLSKGAKEILTVARQLNDAR
- the LOC133155626 gene encoding porphobilinogen deaminase-like isoform X1, with product MEEGLFKYINNGDGKVSRIIRIGTRKSQLARIQTDSVAEKLKELHPDILLEIVAMSTIGDKILDTALSKIGEKSLFTKELETALEKNMVDLVVHSLKDLPTTLPPGFTIAAVLKRENPHDAVVLHPKHVGKTLETLPEKSVIGTSSLRRTAQLKRRFPHLEFKDIRGNLNTRLKKLDEKEDFAAIILAAAGLRRMGWENRISQILEPDDCMYAVGQGALAVEARTKDTDILEMLSVLNDTDTVLRCIAERAFLRHLEGGCSVPVAVHTEVKDSQLYLTGAVYSLDGSDFLKDTMQTSIASTLQCQEEVDEQVQHVGVTAIKICSASQNNAEHLGVDLANLLLSKGAKEILTVARQLNDAR